The Pseudarthrobacter sp. NS4 genome includes a window with the following:
- a CDS encoding mandelate racemase/muconate lactonizing enzyme family protein translates to MSAPAAEAVRTVPRITHLSSRLITVPLRRSWGVEAPENHVIVTGIHTDDGGAGYGFSWTPTIGPHAVKALLDYDIAPFITGLPAIPETVWDALWKRLHEAGGGGLTTIAMAGVDLALWDLQARRAGTSVTGLLGQRHESAEVYGSGVNLHYTLEELVAQTRRWVAAGHQAVKIKVGKPDLREDAERVEAVRSVLGPHRKLMIDANQRWDLPTTFRALDVLSEFGLEWLEEPIRADDLWAYRRLRKHSPVPIALGENLHTIYRFRDFIDAEAVDIIQPNIVRVGGITPFRRIVELARTNSIRVMPHLLPELSGQLALTLAEPTLVEDVEEASFEQLGILAGPSPVRFTDSRVSLTNQPGLGFRFREEL, encoded by the coding sequence ATGAGTGCCCCGGCGGCCGAGGCCGTCCGCACCGTTCCCCGGATCACGCATCTTTCCTCCCGGCTCATCACCGTTCCGCTGCGCCGCAGCTGGGGTGTTGAGGCACCGGAAAACCATGTGATCGTCACCGGGATCCACACCGACGACGGCGGCGCGGGATACGGATTTTCCTGGACCCCGACCATCGGCCCGCACGCAGTCAAGGCGCTGCTGGACTACGACATCGCCCCGTTTATCACCGGCCTGCCGGCGATACCCGAAACGGTGTGGGACGCGTTGTGGAAGCGGCTGCACGAAGCCGGCGGGGGAGGGCTCACCACCATCGCCATGGCCGGCGTCGACCTTGCCCTGTGGGACCTGCAGGCACGCCGTGCCGGCACGTCCGTCACCGGCCTCCTGGGCCAGCGGCACGAATCGGCAGAGGTTTACGGATCCGGTGTAAACCTGCACTACACGCTGGAAGAACTTGTTGCCCAGACCCGGCGGTGGGTTGCTGCCGGGCACCAGGCGGTGAAGATCAAGGTGGGCAAGCCGGATCTGCGTGAAGACGCCGAACGGGTGGAAGCCGTCCGCTCCGTCCTGGGCCCGCACCGGAAGCTGATGATCGATGCGAACCAGCGCTGGGACCTGCCCACCACCTTCCGCGCCCTGGATGTCCTCTCGGAATTCGGACTGGAATGGCTGGAGGAGCCCATCCGCGCCGACGACCTGTGGGCCTACCGCAGGCTCCGGAAACATTCGCCGGTGCCCATCGCCCTCGGCGAAAACCTGCACACCATCTACCGTTTCCGCGATTTTATTGATGCGGAGGCAGTGGACATCATCCAGCCCAACATCGTCCGGGTTGGCGGGATCACCCCGTTCCGGCGGATTGTGGAGCTGGCCCGGACCAACAGCATCCGGGTGATGCCCCACCTGCTCCCGGAACTTTCGGGACAGCTTGCGCTGACCCTGGCAGAGCCCACCCTGGTGGAGGATGTTGAAGAAGCATCCTTCGAGCAGTTGGGCATCCTGGCCGGCCCGTCTCCCGTGCGGTTCACTGACAGCCGGGTCAGCCTCACCAACCAGCCAGGGCTCGGCTTCCGGTTCCGCGAGGAACTGTAA
- a CDS encoding 5-dehydro-4-deoxyglucarate dehydratase — protein sequence MKFDGVLFFPVTPFTPEGTVDTELLKEHISSRLPFEPGGVFPACGTGEFHALSLEEVRTVVTAAVEVVAGKVPVVAGAGGPLGHALATARVAEEAGADALLVLPPYLVTGPADGLVAYIEAVAAASSLPVIVYHRGNAKFTAASMARLAANPKVVGFKDGLGDVGLAQEIVSAVKATGREDFAFFNGLLTAELTQGAYRGLGIPLYSSAAFAMAPEIAKAYYDAYISGDEERRNALLEGFYAPLVRLRDQTPGFGVSLIKAGLRLGGLPVGPVRPPLVDPTEDQQLELKAILAKGYELAGR from the coding sequence ATGAAATTCGACGGCGTACTGTTCTTCCCCGTCACCCCGTTCACGCCCGAGGGCACGGTGGACACAGAGCTCCTCAAGGAGCACATCAGCTCACGGCTGCCGTTCGAACCCGGCGGAGTGTTCCCGGCCTGCGGCACCGGCGAATTCCACGCGCTGAGCCTTGAGGAGGTCCGAACCGTGGTGACGGCCGCCGTCGAGGTTGTGGCCGGAAAGGTCCCCGTGGTCGCCGGAGCCGGCGGACCGCTGGGGCACGCCCTGGCCACGGCCCGGGTGGCCGAGGAAGCCGGAGCCGATGCCCTCCTGGTGCTGCCGCCCTACCTGGTGACCGGCCCTGCTGACGGCCTGGTGGCCTACATCGAAGCCGTCGCCGCTGCCAGCAGCCTGCCGGTCATCGTGTACCACCGCGGCAACGCAAAGTTCACGGCCGCCTCCATGGCCCGGCTGGCAGCCAACCCCAAGGTGGTCGGCTTCAAGGATGGCCTGGGGGACGTTGGACTGGCGCAGGAGATTGTGTCCGCCGTCAAGGCCACCGGCCGCGAGGACTTCGCCTTCTTCAACGGACTGCTCACCGCAGAACTGACCCAGGGCGCCTACCGTGGCCTGGGCATTCCGCTCTACTCCTCGGCCGCGTTCGCCATGGCGCCGGAAATTGCCAAGGCCTACTACGACGCGTACATCTCGGGGGACGAGGAGCGCCGCAACGCCCTGCTTGAGGGCTTCTACGCACCCCTGGTCCGCCTTCGCGACCAGACCCCCGGCTTCGGTGTCTCCCTGATCAAGGCAGGGCTTCGGCTGGGCGGACTTCCCGTTGGCCCGGTCCGTCCGCCCCTGGTGGACCCCACGGAGGACCAGCAGCTGGAGCTCAAGGCCATCCTCGCCAAGGGCTACGAGCTGGCCGGCCGCTGA
- a CDS encoding NAD-dependent epimerase/dehydratase family protein codes for MSRIFVTGGSGRLGRSVVAGLAEAGHHVISVDRDAVPAEQLPAGAVQETADLLAPGEALRLLRETRPDAVIHLAAIAVPFSAPEDVIFATNTRLAFAVISAATELGVPKIVTASSPTVLGYGSPAGWLPAAFPLDERTTPRPWNAYALSKLIAEETMQMFAAAQGEKIRYAAFRPCYVISPEEWEGAPTQQGHTLSERLADPSLSAPALFNYVDARDVADFLDLLLQKMESIPNGETFFVGAADALATAPLAELMPRFLPGSEALSTVLTGTSPAFSIAKAQELLGWQPKRSWRTELKSQSTLNDETSALVSAGSGTKETP; via the coding sequence ATGAGCAGGATTTTTGTTACCGGCGGCTCCGGCCGGCTGGGACGCAGTGTCGTGGCGGGTCTCGCCGAAGCCGGCCACCACGTCATCTCGGTGGACAGGGACGCCGTGCCGGCGGAGCAGCTGCCGGCGGGCGCAGTTCAGGAAACCGCAGACCTCCTGGCACCCGGTGAGGCCCTGCGCCTGCTCCGGGAGACCAGGCCCGACGCCGTCATCCACCTTGCAGCGATCGCCGTCCCGTTCAGCGCGCCCGAGGACGTCATTTTCGCCACCAACACCCGGCTCGCCTTCGCCGTCATCAGCGCCGCCACGGAACTGGGAGTGCCGAAGATCGTCACGGCCAGCAGCCCTACGGTTCTTGGCTACGGTTCTCCTGCCGGATGGCTTCCGGCCGCCTTTCCCCTGGATGAACGGACTACTCCGCGCCCCTGGAACGCCTACGCGTTGTCCAAGCTCATCGCGGAAGAGACCATGCAGATGTTCGCGGCAGCGCAGGGGGAAAAGATCCGCTACGCGGCGTTCCGTCCCTGCTATGTCATCTCCCCCGAGGAGTGGGAAGGCGCGCCCACGCAGCAGGGCCACACCCTGTCCGAGCGGCTCGCCGACCCATCCCTGTCCGCCCCGGCACTGTTCAACTACGTGGATGCCCGGGACGTTGCGGATTTCCTGGACCTGCTCCTGCAGAAAATGGAGTCCATTCCCAACGGGGAAACCTTCTTCGTAGGCGCTGCAGACGCGCTGGCCACGGCACCCCTGGCGGAGCTCATGCCCCGGTTCCTGCCCGGAAGCGAAGCCCTGAGCACGGTTCTGACGGGCACCAGCCCCGCCTTCTCCATCGCCAAGGCCCAGGAACTCCTTGGCTGGCAGCCCAAGCGCAGCTGGCGCACGGAACTCAAGTCCCAATCCACCCTCAACGACGAGACCTCCGCGCTGGTCAGCGCCGGCAGCGGAACCAAGGAGACACCATGA
- a CDS encoding Gfo/Idh/MocA family protein — protein sequence MVNTAEPSSAAAVSQTGAAAGTATAAAPAAKGGGKTRIALIGTGGRSEMYIRAIFGRHADTAELVAFSDVNPGRVEFYQKLIQELGAPGPVASFDPADLTSFIQANNIDRVVVTTPDYTHADYIVEALRAGADVVVEKPLTINAEGCRRITKAVHETGRNVVVTFNYRYSPRNSALKEIIQSGVIGKVTSIDFSWVLDTVHGADYFRRWHREKKNSGGLLIHKASHHFDLVNWWIDDVPERVFASGGLKFYGDKNAAERGLGPRPERGTPAADAPATAEKDPFTLDLREDERLKALFLDNEHYDGYRRDQDVFTGGITIEDNLALVVEYQGGPRLSYSLNAHSPWEGYRVAVNGTEGRAELEVVERAAVTSSTDKKTVVDPSATPIEEDDAIRRNGERLVVQRHWEAAYEVPIVNGEGGHGGGDELLLSDLFNGPGEDPLGRPSGYLDGLRSVSVGIAGNRSLESSLPVRIEDLDLGVDLRRGN from the coding sequence ATGGTCAACACAGCCGAGCCGAGTTCAGCAGCAGCGGTATCCCAGACCGGTGCTGCCGCCGGCACCGCAACTGCTGCAGCCCCCGCCGCGAAGGGCGGAGGCAAGACCCGCATCGCCCTGATCGGCACCGGCGGGCGTTCAGAGATGTACATCCGGGCGATCTTCGGCAGGCACGCCGATACCGCAGAGCTGGTGGCTTTCTCAGACGTCAATCCGGGCCGCGTGGAGTTTTACCAGAAGCTCATCCAGGAACTGGGTGCGCCGGGGCCGGTTGCCTCGTTTGACCCCGCCGACCTCACCTCCTTCATCCAGGCCAACAATATTGACCGCGTGGTGGTGACCACCCCGGACTACACCCACGCCGACTACATCGTGGAAGCACTCCGTGCCGGGGCCGACGTCGTGGTGGAAAAGCCGCTCACGATCAATGCCGAGGGCTGCCGCCGCATCACCAAGGCCGTGCACGAAACCGGACGCAACGTGGTGGTCACGTTCAACTACCGCTACTCGCCGCGCAACAGTGCCCTCAAGGAAATCATCCAGAGCGGCGTTATCGGCAAGGTCACCTCCATCGACTTCAGCTGGGTCCTGGACACTGTCCACGGTGCAGATTACTTCCGCCGCTGGCACCGCGAGAAGAAGAACTCCGGCGGCCTCCTGATCCACAAGGCCTCGCACCACTTCGACCTGGTCAACTGGTGGATCGACGACGTCCCCGAGCGGGTCTTCGCCTCCGGCGGCCTGAAATTCTATGGTGACAAGAACGCGGCGGAGCGCGGCCTGGGTCCCCGTCCCGAACGCGGCACGCCCGCGGCTGACGCCCCGGCCACTGCCGAAAAAGACCCGTTCACGCTGGACCTCCGCGAGGATGAGCGGCTCAAGGCACTGTTCCTGGACAACGAGCACTACGACGGCTACCGCCGCGACCAGGACGTCTTCACCGGCGGAATCACCATCGAGGACAACCTCGCGCTGGTAGTGGAGTACCAGGGTGGCCCGCGCCTGAGCTACTCGCTGAACGCCCACAGCCCGTGGGAGGGCTACCGCGTGGCCGTCAACGGCACTGAGGGCCGTGCCGAGCTGGAGGTCGTGGAACGCGCCGCCGTCACCAGCAGCACGGATAAGAAGACCGTGGTTGACCCCAGCGCAACCCCCATAGAGGAAGACGACGCCATTCGCCGCAACGGTGAACGGCTCGTGGTCCAGCGCCACTGGGAGGCTGCCTACGAAGTGCCGATCGTCAACGGCGAGGGCGGTCACGGCGGCGGCGACGAGCTGCTGCTCTCCGACCTCTTCAACGGGCCGGGCGAGGATCCGCTGGGCCGGCCCTCCGGCTACCTGGACGGACTGCGTTCCGTATCCGTGGGCATCGCCGGCAACCGCTCGCTTGAATCGTCCCTGCCCGTTCGCATCGAGGACCTGGACCTCGGCGTCGACCTCCGCCGCGGCAACTGA
- a CDS encoding LacI family DNA-binding transcriptional regulator, whose translation MVRKSATGRIGIADVAVKAGVSHATVSRVMNGNFTVDPDIAARVRAAAAELKYQPNPVGRSLALGKTDTIGIVVPDLANPTFQAILRGLSRAAAQDGYRVLIADSFEVSSEEAILAGEARRRCDGLVLCAPRMTDAELEEIAPSLHPLVLINRTTAAAGVPSLVVDYGQGVQDIAEHLVELGHTRLAFLAGPPRSASNGLRLQGLEAFKAAHPQVDVTMLEGGSDFDTGHEAVDAVLESGATGILAFNDLVAMGLMSGLHERGLDVPGDISVTGFDDIPFAKYTMPALTTAAVPITELGEQAWQQLRALIRKEENEAPGSRYQPRLEVRVSSGPAKAPRSTVHG comes from the coding sequence ATGGTCAGGAAGTCGGCAACCGGCCGGATCGGCATCGCTGATGTTGCCGTTAAGGCAGGAGTTTCGCACGCCACGGTTTCCCGTGTCATGAATGGGAACTTCACGGTGGATCCTGACATTGCAGCCCGCGTCCGGGCCGCCGCGGCTGAGCTGAAGTACCAGCCCAACCCCGTAGGACGCAGCCTGGCCCTGGGCAAGACGGACACCATCGGCATCGTGGTGCCGGACCTGGCCAACCCAACCTTCCAGGCGATTCTCCGAGGCCTCAGCCGCGCCGCCGCGCAGGACGGCTACCGCGTCCTCATCGCTGACTCCTTCGAGGTCTCCAGCGAGGAGGCCATCCTCGCCGGCGAGGCCCGCCGTCGTTGTGACGGGCTGGTACTGTGCGCACCGCGCATGACGGACGCCGAACTCGAAGAGATCGCCCCCTCGCTGCATCCCCTGGTACTGATCAACCGGACCACTGCGGCCGCGGGCGTACCCAGCCTGGTGGTCGACTACGGCCAGGGCGTGCAGGACATCGCGGAGCACCTCGTGGAACTCGGACACACCCGCCTGGCCTTCCTCGCCGGCCCGCCCCGCAGCGCCTCGAACGGGCTCCGGCTTCAAGGGCTGGAGGCCTTCAAGGCGGCCCACCCCCAGGTGGACGTGACAATGCTGGAGGGCGGCTCCGATTTCGACACCGGACACGAGGCGGTCGACGCGGTACTGGAGAGCGGCGCCACTGGGATCCTGGCCTTTAACGACCTGGTGGCAATGGGCTTGATGAGCGGACTGCACGAACGCGGGCTGGACGTTCCCGGCGACATCTCCGTCACCGGCTTCGACGACATTCCCTTCGCCAAGTACACGATGCCGGCCCTCACCACCGCGGCGGTCCCCATCACGGAACTGGGCGAGCAGGCATGGCAGCAGCTGCGTGCACTCATCCGCAAGGAGGAGAATGAAGCCCCGGGCAGCCGGTACCAGCCCAGGCTTGAGGTGCGTGTCAGCTCCGGCCCGGCGAAGGCGCCCCGGTCAACCGTCCATGGTTGA
- a CDS encoding FadR/GntR family transcriptional regulator: protein MRTHQLVLSWIENELSAGRLTVGGRLPAERTLAEQLKVSRTSVREAIRILEAMGVVRAGVGSGPDAGTVVISDPTAALGSALRLHVATQHLPVADIVETRVLLESWAVARASPDAPELDDAAALLEGMDAEDLSVGDFLAMDVRFHLALADAAGNAVVSAMMGSLRESIQGYAAELTSSLPDWDATAARLRAEHHDILAAIRNDDGGHAAKLVAAHIEGYYKEAGLGSARTRDPSTMDG from the coding sequence ATGCGAACTCACCAGCTTGTCCTGTCGTGGATCGAGAACGAGCTCTCCGCCGGCAGGCTGACAGTGGGCGGCCGCCTTCCGGCCGAGCGCACCCTGGCCGAGCAGTTGAAAGTGTCGCGGACCTCCGTTCGGGAGGCCATCCGGATTCTCGAAGCCATGGGTGTGGTGCGGGCAGGCGTGGGGTCCGGCCCGGACGCCGGAACCGTTGTCATTTCGGATCCGACGGCGGCGCTTGGCTCTGCCCTTCGGCTGCACGTCGCCACCCAGCACCTGCCGGTGGCGGACATTGTGGAGACGCGCGTGCTCCTGGAGTCCTGGGCCGTGGCGAGGGCAAGCCCGGATGCGCCGGAACTGGACGATGCCGCGGCGCTGCTGGAAGGCATGGATGCGGAAGACCTCTCGGTCGGTGACTTCCTGGCAATGGACGTCCGGTTCCACCTGGCCCTGGCCGACGCCGCGGGCAACGCCGTGGTCAGCGCCATGATGGGATCGCTCCGGGAGTCCATCCAGGGCTACGCGGCCGAGCTGACGTCCAGCCTTCCGGACTGGGACGCCACGGCGGCGCGCCTGCGCGCCGAGCACCATGACATCCTGGCCGCCATCAGGAACGACGACGGCGGGCACGCGGCCAAGCTGGTGGCTGCCCACATCGAGGGGTACTACAAAGAGGCCGGGCTGGGTTCCGCCAGGACTCGGGACCCGTCAACCATGGACGGTTGA
- a CDS encoding alpha-hydroxy acid oxidase, producing MTHTIQPNNPETTPAPDATDIPAAPAHTPAPASSVVPPALKRRIPKYSDLAPLMQFKKPEFSKEARLKRASTIWELRDIAKRRTPQAPFDYTDGAAEEEITLRRARQAFLDIEFRPGILRNVSAIDLSTEILGRPSRLPVGIAPTGFTRMMQSEGEYAGSQAAEAAGIPYTLSTMGTASIEDVAAAAPNGRNWFQLYLWTDRDRSLELIERAANAGNDTLMVTVDTAVAGARLRDVRNGMTIPPALTVKTVLDASYRPAWWFNFLTHEPLTFASLSRYTGTVADLINSMFDPTLTFEDLDWLRETWKGKLVVKGIQTAEDARRVVDHGADGVVLSNHGGRQLDRAPIPFHLLPEVKQAFTADNTDAAIMLDTGIMSGADIVAALALGADFTLIGRAYLYGLMAGGRAGVDRTLQILEKDMARTMALLGVSKISELTPDHVRLLNR from the coding sequence ATGACCCACACCATCCAGCCCAACAACCCGGAGACGACGCCCGCGCCGGACGCCACCGACATTCCCGCCGCGCCGGCACACACTCCCGCGCCGGCGTCGTCCGTTGTTCCGCCAGCATTGAAGCGCCGCATCCCCAAGTACTCGGACCTCGCTCCCCTGATGCAGTTCAAGAAGCCCGAGTTCAGCAAGGAGGCCCGGCTCAAGCGGGCCAGCACCATCTGGGAACTCCGGGACATCGCCAAGCGCCGCACCCCGCAGGCACCGTTCGACTACACGGATGGAGCAGCCGAAGAGGAAATCACCCTCCGCCGCGCGCGCCAGGCCTTCCTGGACATCGAATTCCGTCCCGGCATCCTCCGGAATGTCTCCGCCATTGACCTCAGCACCGAAATCCTGGGCAGGCCCTCCCGGCTGCCCGTCGGCATCGCCCCCACCGGCTTCACGCGCATGATGCAGTCCGAGGGCGAATACGCGGGTTCGCAGGCAGCTGAAGCCGCAGGCATTCCCTACACGCTCTCCACCATGGGCACGGCCTCCATCGAGGACGTCGCCGCCGCTGCCCCGAACGGCCGCAACTGGTTCCAGCTGTACCTGTGGACGGACCGCGACCGCTCGCTGGAACTGATCGAGCGCGCCGCCAACGCCGGAAACGACACCCTCATGGTTACGGTCGACACCGCCGTGGCCGGCGCCCGCCTCCGCGACGTACGCAACGGCATGACCATCCCGCCGGCATTGACCGTTAAGACCGTGCTGGACGCCTCCTACCGGCCCGCCTGGTGGTTCAACTTCCTCACCCACGAGCCGCTGACGTTCGCGTCCCTGTCGCGCTACACGGGCACGGTGGCCGACCTGATCAACTCCATGTTCGACCCCACCCTGACGTTCGAGGATCTCGACTGGCTGCGCGAAACCTGGAAGGGCAAGCTGGTGGTCAAGGGCATCCAGACGGCCGAGGACGCCCGCCGCGTGGTTGACCACGGCGCTGACGGCGTAGTCCTGTCCAACCACGGCGGACGCCAGCTGGACCGGGCCCCAATCCCGTTCCACCTGCTCCCGGAGGTCAAGCAGGCATTCACGGCGGACAACACCGACGCCGCGATCATGCTGGATACGGGCATCATGAGCGGCGCGGACATCGTGGCTGCCCTGGCCCTGGGCGCGGACTTCACCCTGATCGGACGCGCCTACCTGTACGGCCTGATGGCCGGTGGCCGCGCAGGTGTGGACCGCACCCTCCAGATCCTGGAAAAGGACATGGCCCGCACCATGGCACTCCTGGGTGTCAGCAAGATCTCCGAGCTCACCCCGGACCACGTCCGCCTGCTCAACAGGTAA
- a CDS encoding ArsR/SmtB family transcription factor, producing the protein MVTDDVFAVIAESTRRDILVSLRSGDKAVGELVEELAASQPTISKHLKVLREAQLVSMRAQGQKRYYALNRKPLEGIASWLETFDVGSQAPAAAPAVQASTDDVASRGAVAAGAGGTTERVAAEAVSEGVLTPAGAELSPAVVIPGGTTEPLSDDSVPQQIGRTVGRAATRAADLLANLPNLPKFGRKK; encoded by the coding sequence ATGGTGACAGACGACGTATTTGCCGTCATTGCGGAATCAACCCGGCGGGACATCCTGGTCTCCCTCCGTTCCGGAGACAAGGCCGTGGGGGAACTCGTTGAAGAACTGGCAGCAAGCCAGCCCACCATTTCCAAGCACCTGAAAGTCCTGCGCGAAGCCCAGCTCGTGAGCATGCGGGCGCAGGGCCAGAAGCGCTACTACGCGCTGAACCGCAAGCCGCTGGAAGGGATTGCCAGCTGGCTCGAAACTTTCGACGTCGGATCCCAGGCTCCCGCTGCTGCTCCGGCCGTCCAGGCATCCACGGACGACGTTGCTTCCCGGGGCGCTGTCGCTGCCGGGGCCGGCGGGACAACCGAAAGGGTGGCTGCCGAAGCCGTCTCCGAGGGCGTCCTGACACCTGCGGGCGCGGAGCTGAGTCCCGCCGTCGTCATCCCGGGCGGCACCACTGAGCCGCTGAGTGACGACAGCGTTCCGCAGCAGATCGGCCGCACAGTGGGCCGCGCGGCCACCAGGGCCGCCGACCTGTTGGCTAACCTCCCCAACCTGCCCAAGTTCGGCCGTAAGAAGTAG
- a CDS encoding acetoin utilization protein AcuC — MTYLPGLSQPVPPTVVAWSPDMTAYNFGPGHPMAPERMDLTARLARSLGLFDLDHVAVEAPEVASDADLESVHSSGFVAAVRRVSENPGETDESRGLGTEDDPAFAGMHEAAARLAGGSLLGASRILDGSVLHAVNFGGGMHHAARDRASGFCIYNDAALAVQRLLDGGIGRVAYIDVDAHHGDGTESIFWDDPRVLTLSLHETGLTLFPGTGFANEVGGPKAEGTAVNLALPAGTSDAGWLRAFYAVVPQLVEAFQPEVIVSQHGCDSHRTDPLTHLNLSVDGQREAASAVGHLAERYCGGRWIATGGGGYNVLQVVPRSWSHLVAIAAGRPVPLRTAVPQDWRDYVQEKFGTAAPGLMGDDVELWWRSWEVGFDPNDAVDRTVMATRKAIFPLHGLDPWFD; from the coding sequence ATGACATACCTGCCCGGCCTCAGCCAGCCCGTGCCGCCGACGGTGGTGGCGTGGAGTCCTGACATGACTGCCTACAATTTCGGACCCGGCCATCCGATGGCGCCGGAGCGGATGGACCTTACGGCCCGCCTGGCACGGAGCCTGGGGCTCTTCGATTTGGACCATGTTGCCGTCGAAGCTCCCGAGGTGGCCAGCGACGCCGACCTGGAGTCCGTACACTCGTCCGGGTTCGTGGCGGCGGTACGGCGCGTGAGTGAGAATCCCGGCGAGACCGACGAATCGCGCGGCCTTGGCACCGAGGATGACCCCGCATTCGCCGGGATGCACGAAGCTGCCGCGCGGCTGGCCGGCGGATCCCTGCTGGGGGCATCCCGGATCCTGGATGGATCAGTCCTGCACGCGGTCAACTTCGGCGGCGGCATGCACCACGCCGCCCGTGACAGGGCCAGCGGCTTCTGCATCTACAACGACGCCGCACTTGCCGTGCAGAGGCTGCTCGACGGCGGCATCGGCAGGGTGGCATATATAGACGTTGACGCCCACCACGGGGACGGGACGGAGAGTATCTTCTGGGATGATCCCCGAGTGCTCACACTCTCCCTGCACGAAACCGGCCTCACCCTGTTCCCCGGCACAGGGTTTGCGAATGAGGTCGGCGGGCCGAAGGCCGAAGGGACGGCAGTCAACCTCGCACTGCCGGCCGGAACAAGCGATGCCGGCTGGCTTCGCGCTTTCTACGCCGTGGTGCCGCAGCTCGTGGAGGCCTTCCAGCCGGAGGTGATCGTCAGCCAGCACGGCTGCGACTCGCACCGCACAGATCCCCTGACGCACCTCAATCTCAGTGTCGACGGCCAGCGGGAGGCGGCCTCCGCCGTCGGGCATCTCGCCGAGCGCTACTGTGGCGGCCGCTGGATCGCCACCGGCGGCGGCGGGTACAACGTACTGCAGGTTGTGCCCCGGTCCTGGAGCCATCTGGTGGCCATCGCGGCGGGGCGGCCGGTGCCGCTGCGCACCGCAGTGCCGCAGGACTGGCGGGACTATGTGCAGGAGAAGTTTGGCACCGCCGCACCGGGCCTGATGGGCGACGATGTGGAGCTGTGGTGGCGCTCCTGGGAAGTGGGTTTCGACCCCAACGACGCCGTTGACCGCACCGTCATGGCCACACGCAAGGCCATCTTCCCGCTCCACGGACTCGACCCCTGGTTCGACTGA
- a CDS encoding TrkH family potassium uptake protein, with product MTQSQSRPRNAASWHPAAQEREGLWILTRLRDFVDDIANTSPARLALTVFAAVCLLFTFLLSLPAASADGQSTPLHQAMFTAVSAVCVTGLTVVSTAVHWSFFGQLVILIGIFIGGLGTLTLASLLALMVSKRLGVRGKIIAAESMNNAGRLGEVGALLRIVITTSVVIEAALALILIPRFLIRGESFWGAVWHGLFYAISAFNNAGFTAHAEGIIPFENDLWILVPIMVGVFLGSLGFPVVMVLLQNGLNWKRWNLHTKLTIEVSLILFAAGSVLWGLMEWDNVRTIGSLTFGDKVLHSVFASVQIRSGGFNLVDQNQLESTTMLLTDALMFAGGGSASTAGGIKVTTIAIMFLAIAAEARGDADVKVHGRTIPQGAMRVAISVIFAGATLVSVGSFLLLSISGESLDRVLFEAISAFATCGLSTNLSAEVPPAGAYVLTALMFMGRVGTVTLAAALALRQRSQLYHYPEERPIIG from the coding sequence ATGACGCAAAGCCAGTCGAGGCCCCGGAACGCGGCCAGCTGGCATCCGGCAGCGCAGGAGCGGGAAGGCCTCTGGATCCTTACGCGGCTCCGCGACTTCGTCGACGACATTGCAAACACCTCGCCCGCCAGGCTGGCCCTCACTGTGTTCGCCGCCGTGTGCCTGCTCTTTACGTTCCTCCTCTCTTTACCCGCGGCATCAGCGGACGGGCAGTCCACTCCCCTCCACCAGGCCATGTTCACCGCAGTCTCGGCCGTCTGCGTCACGGGACTCACGGTGGTGTCCACGGCGGTGCACTGGTCCTTCTTCGGCCAGCTGGTGATCCTGATCGGCATCTTTATCGGCGGTCTCGGCACCCTGACCCTGGCGTCACTCCTGGCGCTGATGGTGAGCAAGCGCTTGGGAGTCCGGGGCAAGATCATTGCGGCGGAGTCCATGAACAACGCCGGCCGTCTGGGCGAGGTGGGCGCCCTGTTGCGGATCGTCATCACCACGTCCGTGGTGATCGAAGCGGCGCTGGCACTTATTCTGATACCTCGGTTTCTGATCCGTGGCGAGAGCTTCTGGGGTGCGGTGTGGCATGGTCTCTTCTATGCCATTTCGGCCTTCAATAATGCCGGGTTCACGGCGCACGCCGAAGGAATCATTCCGTTTGAAAACGACCTCTGGATCCTTGTCCCGATCATGGTCGGGGTTTTCCTGGGCAGCCTGGGCTTCCCCGTTGTGATGGTCCTGCTGCAAAACGGGCTCAACTGGAAAAGATGGAACCTGCATACCAAGCTGACAATCGAAGTCTCCCTCATCCTTTTCGCAGCAGGGAGTGTGCTTTGGGGTCTGATGGAGTGGGACAACGTTCGGACCATCGGATCGCTGACCTTCGGTGACAAGGTGCTGCATTCGGTCTTTGCTTCTGTTCAGATCCGCTCCGGCGGCTTCAACCTGGTGGACCAGAACCAGTTGGAGTCCACCACCATGCTCCTGACGGATGCCCTCATGTTCGCCGGCGGCGGTTCAGCTTCGACCGCCGGCGGAATCAAGGTGACCACCATCGCCATTATGTTCCTGGCCATCGCGGCCGAGGCGCGTGGTGATGCGGACGTCAAGGTTCACGGCCGTACCATTCCACAGGGCGCGATGCGGGTGGCTATTTCCGTTATCTTTGCAGGAGCGACACTGGTTTCCGTGGGATCCTTCCTGCTGCTCTCCATCAGTGGCGAGTCCCTGGACCGCGTGCTCTTTGAGGCAATCTCCGCCTTTGCTACCTGCGGCCTGAGTACAAACCTCAGCGCTGAGGTTCCACCGGCCGGCGCCTATGTGCTGACGGCTCTGATGTTCATGGGACGCGTGGGGACGGTAACCCTTGCTGCTGCCCTGGCCCTGCGACAGCGCAGCCAGTTGTACCACTATCCCGAAGAGAGGCCCATCATTGGCTAG